CCCGGACCACTACATTCCCTTCATCGCGATCGGGAAGGCCCGCGCCTGGTCCTCGCGGCGGACGCTGCGGGTCACGCTTGTCTGCGGAGTCGGCCACGTCCTGAGTTCCGCTGCCATTGGTCTGGGCGGACTGTATCTTGGCACGAGGCTACTGCGACTAACCGGTCTGGAAGCGGCGCGCGGTGCAATCGCGGGTTGGCTGCTACTGGGGTTTGGCCTCGCTTACGCGGTCTGGGGCTTACGCCACGCGTACAAGCTCCGCCACTCGGATGAGCGGCGAAATCCGGAGACAGCCGATCGCTCGATCGTTCCGTGGGTGCTCTTCATCATTTTCGCATTCGGGCCATGCGAACCGCTGATCCCGCTGCTCATGTTTCCGGCGGCGCAGGCGAGTACGGGTGCAGTCTGGTTGATTTCGGGGATCTTCGGAATCTGTACGGTCGGAACCATGGTGGGGATTGTGGCCGCCGCGCTCAAGGGCCTGAGTCTGTTTTCCCATCCGCGCGCGGCGCGTTACTCACACGCACTGGCTGGCGGCGCGGTGACGATTTGCGCGGCGGGAATAGTGTTCATCGGCATGTAGGAAGCGGACCGCTGCAGGTCCCGCCCGAACCTGAATCCAATGGAAACCGAGACGGCCCATAGTCCGGAGACCCATATTGAGATCACCGTGCGCGGCGTGGTGCAGGGGATCGGTTTTCGTCCGTTCGTGTTTCGGCTTGCGGAGCGCCACGGGCTGCGCGGCTACGTGGTGAATCACGGCCGCGGGGTGACGATCCGCGCGCAGGGACCGGCCGTCGCGATCGAGCGCTTTGTCGCGGGGCTGTCGGCCGATGCACCGGCACCGGTGTGGATTGAGGAACTGCAACGGTCGGCGCTGCCCAGCGCCGATTATGATGGTTTCGCTATTCTCGAGAGTGCGCGCGGCGACGCGGCATTTACGCAGATCTCGCCCGATCTTGCGCTGTGCGCGGAGTGCCGTCGCGATCTTGCGAACCGTGACAATCGGCGGTACCGCTATCCGTTTACCAACTGCACGCAGTGCGGTCCACGTTTTACAATCATTCAGGGGTTACCTTACGACCGGCCGCAGACCACCATGCGGCCGTTTGTCATGTGTGAGGCGTGCGCGGCGGAGTATCGCGAGCCGCGGGATCGTCGGTTTCACGCGCAGCCGAACGCCTGTCCCCATTGCGGTCCGACGTTGCGGCTGCTGCTCCAGCATCGCTGCACGTGGCACTCCGCCGCCGTCGGACACGCGGCGCTCCACGAGGCGGCGCAGATGTTGTCCGCGGGCAGCATTCTCATGGTGCAGGGGTTGGGCGGTTTTCATCTGGCCTGTGACGCGACCAATGACGCCAGTGTGCGGCGCTTGCGCGAGCGAAAGCGCCGTGAGGAGAAGCCGCTGGCGGTGATGTTTCCGTCCCTGTCGGCGATGGAGCAGTGGTGCGATACCACGCGGGCTGAACTCCGCGAACTGCGTTCCGTGCGGTCGCCGATCGTGTTGGTCCGCAAGCGGCGGAATTGTCCCGTGGCGGAGTCAGTCTCACCCGGGAATCCGCTCTTGGGCGCGCTGTTGCCTTACACTCCACTGCACGTCGAACTGACACGCTCATGCAATCGGCCGCTGGTGATGACCAGCGCGAACTACAGCGAAGAACCGATCCACTTCCGGGTCGAGCGCGCGCTCGAAGCGATGGGATCAGTAGCCGATGCCGCGCTACTGCATGATCGGGCCATTCACCAGTTTGCGGACGATTCGGTGGTACGCGTGATTGACGGCTCGCCGCGGGTCTGGCGGCGGTCGCGGGGCTATGTGCCGCAAGCCGTTCCGCTGAAACAGAGCGTGCACACGCCGGTGCTGGCGCTGGGTGCGGACTTGAAGAACGCATTTTGCATCGCGAAAGAGCGCTCTGCAATCTTGTCACAGCACTTGGGTGACATGCAGGATGCGGCCACGATCGCGGCGCAACAGTACGCGTTGTCGCATTTTCTGCGGATCTACGATCTCCATCCGGGCCTGGTGGCTTGCGATCTGCATCCCGACTATACCACAACGGCGCTTGCGGAGGAGTATGCCCAGGTGCACGGCCTGCAACTCATTCGCGTGCAGCACCATCATGCGCATCTCGCGGCATGTCTTGCGGAGCACGGGGAATCGGGGCCGGTAGTGGGACTGACACTGGATGGGACGGGCTTTGGCACCGACGGGACGATCTGGGGCGGGGAACTGCTGTACGGCGGAATCGACGGATTTGAGCGACGGGGCACATTGGAATCGATCGAAATGCCCGGGAACGAGTTGGCGGCCCGCGAACCTTGGCGGATGGCGTTAGCGTGGCTCGTACGTACTCATCCCTCCGATTGGGATCGCCTCAAATTGCCGTTGTTGAGTGCTCTGCATCACCAGATCGGGGAGCGCCCACTCGGTGCACTGGCGGCGCTGCTTGCGCAGCCGAATCGGTTCGCGCGAACGTCCAGTGTGGGGCGATTGTTTGATGCCGTAGCGGCTCTGACACAATTCGGTGCGCGGCGGCAGTACGAAGGACAGGCCGCCACGGAATTGGAGGGGGCGCTCGGGCCGGGGTTACAGTCGCCGTATCCCGTCAAGATCGCTTGCGATGACGGGATCTACACGCTTTCC
The candidate division KSB1 bacterium DNA segment above includes these coding regions:
- the hypF gene encoding carbamoyltransferase HypF, producing the protein METETAHSPETHIEITVRGVVQGIGFRPFVFRLAERHGLRGYVVNHGRGVTIRAQGPAVAIERFVAGLSADAPAPVWIEELQRSALPSADYDGFAILESARGDAAFTQISPDLALCAECRRDLANRDNRRYRYPFTNCTQCGPRFTIIQGLPYDRPQTTMRPFVMCEACAAEYREPRDRRFHAQPNACPHCGPTLRLLLQHRCTWHSAAVGHAALHEAAQMLSAGSILMVQGLGGFHLACDATNDASVRRLRERKRREEKPLAVMFPSLSAMEQWCDTTRAELRELRSVRSPIVLVRKRRNCPVAESVSPGNPLLGALLPYTPLHVELTRSCNRPLVMTSANYSEEPIHFRVERALEAMGSVADAALLHDRAIHQFADDSVVRVIDGSPRVWRRSRGYVPQAVPLKQSVHTPVLALGADLKNAFCIAKERSAILSQHLGDMQDAATIAAQQYALSHFLRIYDLHPGLVACDLHPDYTTTALAEEYAQVHGLQLIRVQHHHAHLAACLAEHGESGPVVGLTLDGTGFGTDGTIWGGELLYGGIDGFERRGTLESIEMPGNELAAREPWRMALAWLVRTHPSDWDRLKLPLLSALHHQIGERPLGALAALLAQPNRFARTSSVGRLFDAVAALTQFGARRQYEGQAATELEGALGPGLQSPYPVKIACDDGIYTLSVGVLIEGVVEDSLRGRTAALISGRFHESIVQGYVEMVRRVAAHEDSHTVALSGGCFQNAYLLSRFEHALGAGGFRVLSHRDVPPNDGGIALGQVCIANAKGDN